From Pandoraea norimbergensis, the proteins below share one genomic window:
- a CDS encoding adenylosuccinate synthase, with amino-acid sequence MSGNALNQGRNVVVIGTQWGDEGKGKVVDWLTDHAQGVVRFQGGHNAGHTLIIGGKKTILRLIPSGIMHEGVTCYIGNGVVLSPEALFKEIGELEGAGLNVCGRLRISEACTLILPYHIAIDQAREARRGASKIGTTGRGIGPAYEDKVGRRALRVQDLFDPETFAARLRENLDYHNFVLTQYLGAKAVDFQETLDTMLSYAERLRPMIADVSQLLYSANREGQKLLFEGAQGTLLDIDHGTYPYVTSSNCVAGAASAGAGVGPQQLHYVLGITKAYCTRVGAGPFPSELYDADNPARQEAIGLQLATVGKEFGSVTGRPRRTGWMDAAALKRSIQINGVTGLCMTKLDVLDNLETVRLCVGYKIDGKTVDILPRGAVDVARCEPIYEDFPGWSQSTFGVKSWDQLPVEAQNYLKRIEEVSGIPIDMVSTGPDREETILLRHPFKN; translated from the coding sequence ATGTCCGGCAATGCTTTGAATCAGGGACGCAATGTCGTCGTTATCGGAACCCAGTGGGGCGACGAAGGAAAGGGTAAGGTCGTCGATTGGCTGACCGATCACGCGCAAGGCGTGGTGCGTTTCCAGGGTGGCCATAACGCCGGACATACGCTCATCATTGGCGGCAAGAAGACGATTCTGCGCCTGATCCCGTCGGGCATCATGCATGAAGGCGTCACCTGCTACATCGGCAACGGTGTGGTGCTCTCGCCGGAAGCCCTGTTCAAGGAAATCGGCGAACTCGAAGGCGCTGGCCTGAATGTCTGCGGCCGTCTGCGCATCTCCGAAGCCTGTACCCTGATTCTCCCGTACCACATCGCCATCGACCAGGCGCGCGAAGCGCGTCGCGGCGCCAGCAAGATCGGCACGACCGGTCGTGGCATCGGCCCGGCGTACGAAGACAAGGTTGGCCGCCGCGCGCTGCGCGTGCAGGATCTCTTCGATCCGGAAACGTTCGCTGCCCGTCTGCGCGAGAACCTCGATTATCACAACTTCGTGCTGACCCAGTATCTGGGCGCGAAGGCCGTCGACTTCCAAGAAACCCTGGATACGATGCTGAGCTACGCCGAACGTCTGCGTCCGATGATCGCCGACGTGTCGCAATTGCTCTACTCGGCCAACCGCGAAGGCCAGAAGCTGTTGTTCGAGGGTGCCCAAGGCACGCTGCTCGACATCGACCACGGCACGTACCCGTACGTGACCAGCAGCAACTGCGTGGCCGGTGCCGCGTCGGCGGGTGCTGGTGTCGGTCCGCAGCAACTGCATTACGTTCTCGGTATCACCAAGGCTTATTGCACGCGCGTTGGCGCCGGCCCGTTCCCGAGCGAACTGTACGATGCGGACAATCCCGCACGTCAGGAAGCCATCGGCCTGCAACTGGCGACGGTGGGCAAGGAATTCGGTTCGGTGACCGGCCGTCCGCGCCGCACTGGCTGGATGGATGCCGCTGCGCTCAAGCGTTCGATCCAGATCAACGGTGTGACCGGTCTGTGCATGACGAAGCTCGACGTGCTCGACAACCTCGAAACCGTGCGTCTGTGCGTGGGTTACAAGATCGACGGCAAGACGGTCGACATCCTGCCGCGTGGCGCTGTGGACGTCGCCCGTTGCGAGCCGATCTACGAAGATTTCCCGGGCTGGTCGCAGAGCACGTTCGGCGTGAAGTCGTGGGATCAACTGCCGGTGGAAGCGCAGAACTACCTGAAGCGCATCGAAGAAGTGAGCGGTATTCCGATCGATATGGTGTCGACCGGTCCGGATCGCGAGGAGACCATTCTCCTGCGTCACCCGTTCAAGAACTGA
- the hflK gene encoding FtsH protease activity modulator HflK produces MLPRALMRRVGLTFSLNDPRWGRDGGGDTPSGNQEPNRPDRSNNPNPQDQKEPPRGPQGPQQDGPPDLDELWRDFNRRLNRIFGRKGGGGGNGGGSNNYTGGSRGSGIGVGIVVAIAFLIWLATGVFIVQEGQVGVVTQFGKYKYTTTSGIQWRLPYPIQAVEIVNMSQIRSVEVGRSSTVRDTALKDSSMLTGDENIIDVRFAVQYRIKDATEFLFNNVDAESSVNLAAQTAVREIVGKNKMDFVLYSGREEIANELVTSIQRILDMYKTGILVTSVTMQSVQPPEQVQAAFDDAVKAGQDLERSKNEAQAYANDVIPRAKGTASRLTEEAAGYKARVVSQAQGDADRFKSVQEAYAKAPGVIRERMYLDTMQQIYSRTTKIMVDSKNNSLLYLPLDKIMDRTRSDASTPAPASGAGTNAATGSAAADDATDIDHDRSRAALRNRDRDSR; encoded by the coding sequence ATGCTTCCAAGAGCTTTGATGCGACGAGTTGGCTTGACTTTCTCCCTGAACGACCCGCGCTGGGGGCGGGACGGCGGCGGCGATACGCCGTCCGGCAATCAGGAGCCGAATCGGCCCGACCGTTCAAACAATCCGAATCCTCAAGATCAGAAAGAACCCCCGCGTGGACCGCAAGGCCCGCAGCAGGATGGTCCGCCTGATCTCGACGAACTTTGGCGCGACTTCAATCGCCGTCTGAACCGTATCTTCGGCCGCAAGGGCGGCGGAGGCGGTAATGGTGGCGGTTCCAATAACTACACGGGCGGCTCGCGCGGCTCGGGTATCGGTGTCGGCATCGTCGTCGCCATCGCTTTCCTGATCTGGCTCGCCACCGGCGTGTTCATCGTGCAGGAAGGGCAGGTCGGCGTCGTCACGCAATTCGGCAAGTACAAATACACGACGACCTCGGGTATTCAGTGGCGCCTGCCGTATCCGATCCAAGCGGTCGAGATCGTGAACATGTCGCAGATCCGATCGGTCGAAGTTGGCCGCTCGAGCACCGTTCGCGATACCGCACTGAAGGATTCGTCGATGCTCACCGGCGATGAGAACATCATCGACGTGCGCTTTGCCGTGCAGTACCGGATCAAAGATGCGACCGAGTTCCTGTTCAATAACGTGGACGCCGAATCGTCGGTGAATCTTGCCGCGCAAACCGCCGTGCGCGAAATCGTGGGCAAGAACAAGATGGACTTCGTGCTGTACTCCGGCCGCGAAGAAATCGCCAACGAACTGGTCACGTCGATTCAACGCATTCTCGACATGTACAAGACGGGCATTCTCGTCACGAGCGTGACGATGCAAAGCGTGCAGCCGCCGGAGCAGGTGCAAGCCGCGTTCGACGATGCCGTGAAGGCCGGTCAGGATCTGGAGCGCTCCAAGAACGAAGCACAGGCATATGCCAACGACGTGATTCCGCGTGCCAAGGGTACCGCGTCGCGTCTGACCGAAGAGGCGGCCGGTTACAAGGCACGCGTCGTGTCGCAGGCGCAGGGTGATGCCGATCGCTTCAAGTCGGTGCAGGAAGCCTATGCCAAGGCACCTGGCGTGATTCGCGAGCGTATGTATCTCGATACGATGCAGCAGATCTACTCGCGCACCACGAAGATCATGGTGGATTCGAAGAACAACAGCCTGTTGTATTTGCCGTTGGACAAGATCATGGATCGCACACGCAGCGATGCGTCGACCCCGGCACCGGCCTCAGGTGCGGGCACGAACGCTGCGACGGGCTCGGCGGCTGCCGACGATGCCACGGATATCGACCATGATCGATCGCGCGCGGCACTGCGCAACCGCGACCGCGATTCACGCTAA
- a CDS encoding phosphoribosyltransferase — protein MNLPQNDDKNLWVSWDEYHRLIERLALKVYESNWKFDKILCLARGGLRVGDQLARIYDVPLAILATSSYREAEGTVRGDLDIAQYITITRGELEGRVLLVDDLVDSGVTLERVGSHLKERFPKVTDVRSAVLWHKACSKVAPDYAVDFLATNPWIHQPFEEYDTLRPHNLSAWIKRGT, from the coding sequence ATGAATCTGCCCCAAAACGACGATAAGAACCTCTGGGTTTCGTGGGACGAATACCATCGACTGATCGAGCGCCTGGCGCTCAAGGTCTATGAGTCCAACTGGAAATTCGACAAGATCCTGTGTCTGGCCCGTGGTGGCTTGCGTGTGGGCGACCAGCTCGCACGCATCTACGACGTGCCCCTCGCGATTCTGGCGACGAGCTCGTATCGTGAGGCCGAAGGCACCGTGCGCGGCGACCTCGACATTGCTCAGTACATCACCATCACGCGCGGCGAGCTGGAAGGCCGTGTGCTGCTGGTCGACGATCTGGTCGATTCGGGCGTGACGCTCGAGCGCGTGGGCAGCCACCTGAAGGAGCGTTTCCCGAAGGTGACCGACGTGCGCTCGGCCGTGCTGTGGCACAAGGCGTGCTCGAAGGTGGCACCGGACTACGCCGTCGATTTTCTGGCGACGAACCCCTGGATTCACCAGCCGTTCGAAGAGTACGACACGCTGCGCCCGCACAATCTGTCGGCGTGGATCAAGCGCGGTACCTGA
- a CDS encoding DUF4189 domain-containing protein: MTMWFRFLSLISLPMLGCVMALASTQSFAAAAVAGIRSGGTLRYVFVGNQTSMAKAKLVALDKCRSQLAPGRRGGRCEIIMAGNGPAYWSVVHASNGEIGVALGDEKAAAVQDAFVVCQRGGDCAIDNAQIWYDSGQRPGKRPPAPQAAQAPQPQCRIPTGQVVRMQTRCNNGECVRTYENGCTVRFQAARCLDRETNSYVWRPNGCDDDS, from the coding sequence ATGACGATGTGGTTTCGCTTCCTTTCCCTGATCAGTCTCCCAATGTTGGGCTGTGTGATGGCACTCGCCAGCACGCAGAGCTTCGCTGCGGCTGCCGTCGCCGGCATCCGCTCGGGAGGGACGCTGCGCTACGTCTTCGTGGGCAATCAGACGTCCATGGCGAAGGCCAAGTTGGTGGCGCTCGACAAGTGTCGTAGCCAGCTTGCACCGGGCCGACGGGGTGGGCGTTGCGAGATCATCATGGCGGGCAACGGGCCGGCCTATTGGTCGGTCGTGCATGCGAGCAACGGCGAGATCGGCGTGGCACTTGGCGACGAGAAGGCGGCCGCGGTGCAAGATGCCTTCGTGGTCTGCCAGCGCGGCGGCGATTGCGCAATTGACAACGCACAGATCTGGTATGACAGCGGGCAGCGCCCCGGCAAACGCCCACCCGCGCCGCAAGCGGCTCAGGCACCCCAGCCGCAGTGCCGGATTCCCACAGGGCAGGTGGTGCGCATGCAGACGCGCTGTAACAACGGCGAGTGCGTGCGGACGTACGAGAATGGCTGTACCGTGCGGTTTCAGGCGGCACGATGTCTTGATCGGGAGACCAACAGCTATGTGTGGCGCCCGAACGGTTGCGATGACGATAGTTGA
- a CDS encoding M3 family metallopeptidase, with amino-acid sequence MNTPQTNPLLDTEGLPRFADIRPEHVTPAVDVLLEQARAAVDRAADPSTPATWANILDAVEDGTEGLGRAWEIVGHLNAVADTPELRAAYSDNLPRVTEFSASVGQNLALFDKYKAIAAGPEFAGLSTARKKILDNEMRGFRLGGAELPEDQKPRFAEIQEEQAHLGKAFSDHVLDATNKFSLVITDEQEIAGVPEDDKAAARAAAERDGVEGWKFTLHFPSYFPVLQYADNRALRETLYRANVTRASELGPQYGEGEAEWDNTKIVVEQLALRREEAQMLGFKNYAEVSLEPKMAESPAQVLEFLEDLAKRARPYAEKDWAELQDFAAKSLGIDKLEPWDTAYASEKLRQQRYAFSETEVRQYFPLPKVLDGLFRVAGTLFGVTIRPQDAETWHPDVRFFRIERDGELVAQFYMDLFAREGKRGGAWMDSARTRKRLHDGQLQTPVAYLVCNFPAPVGDKPALLPHDDVITLFHEFGHGLHHMLTQVEDAGVAGINGVEWDAVELPSQFMENFCWEWDVLEHMTAHVDTGAPLPRTLFDKMIAARNFQSGLMMLRQVVFSDFDMHLHYDFDPRGPESVLDVSRRINDRLHVTPQAEISRWPNTFSHIFAGGYAAGYYSYKWAEVLSADVYAAFEEAAKVSGTVLDTATGTRYRDEILAVGGSREAMESFIAFRGRAPQVDALLRHSGMSAS; translated from the coding sequence ATGAATACGCCGCAAACCAATCCCTTGCTTGATACCGAAGGACTCCCCCGCTTCGCCGATATTCGCCCCGAGCACGTGACGCCCGCCGTCGACGTTCTGCTCGAGCAGGCGCGTGCCGCGGTGGACCGGGCGGCGGATCCGTCAACGCCGGCGACATGGGCCAACATTCTCGACGCCGTGGAAGACGGCACCGAGGGCCTTGGCCGCGCCTGGGAAATTGTCGGACACCTGAACGCCGTTGCCGATACGCCGGAACTGCGCGCGGCCTACAGCGACAACCTGCCGCGCGTCACCGAGTTTTCGGCCAGCGTTGGTCAGAACCTCGCCCTGTTCGACAAGTACAAGGCCATCGCCGCCGGCCCCGAATTTGCCGGTCTCTCGACCGCTCGCAAGAAGATTCTCGATAACGAGATGCGTGGCTTCCGCCTGGGTGGCGCCGAACTGCCCGAGGACCAAAAGCCGCGTTTTGCCGAGATTCAGGAAGAACAAGCTCACCTTGGCAAGGCCTTCTCCGATCACGTGCTCGACGCGACGAACAAGTTCTCGCTGGTGATCACCGACGAGCAGGAAATCGCCGGGGTGCCTGAAGACGACAAGGCCGCTGCACGCGCCGCCGCCGAGCGCGACGGGGTCGAAGGCTGGAAATTCACCCTGCATTTCCCCTCGTATTTCCCGGTGCTTCAATACGCCGACAACCGCGCATTGCGCGAGACGCTGTACCGCGCCAACGTGACACGTGCCTCGGAGCTTGGCCCGCAATACGGCGAGGGCGAGGCCGAGTGGGACAACACCAAGATCGTGGTGGAGCAACTTGCCCTGCGCCGCGAAGAAGCGCAGATGCTCGGCTTCAAGAACTACGCCGAAGTGTCGCTTGAGCCAAAAATGGCCGAGTCCCCGGCCCAAGTGCTCGAATTCCTTGAGGATCTGGCCAAGCGCGCGCGTCCTTACGCCGAGAAGGATTGGGCGGAGTTACAGGACTTTGCCGCCAAGTCGCTCGGCATCGACAAGCTCGAACCGTGGGACACGGCTTACGCTTCCGAAAAACTGCGCCAACAGCGCTACGCCTTCTCGGAGACGGAAGTTCGCCAGTATTTCCCGCTGCCGAAGGTCCTCGATGGGCTCTTCCGCGTGGCCGGCACCTTGTTTGGCGTGACCATACGCCCGCAAGACGCCGAGACGTGGCACCCGGATGTGCGCTTCTTCCGCATTGAGCGCGACGGCGAACTGGTGGCCCAGTTCTACATGGATCTGTTTGCACGCGAAGGCAAACGCGGCGGCGCATGGATGGACAGCGCCCGCACACGCAAGCGCCTGCACGACGGCCAGTTGCAAACGCCGGTCGCTTATCTCGTCTGCAACTTCCCGGCACCCGTGGGCGACAAGCCCGCGCTCTTGCCGCACGACGACGTCATCACGCTGTTCCATGAGTTCGGTCACGGCCTGCATCACATGCTCACGCAAGTGGAAGACGCAGGCGTTGCCGGTATCAACGGGGTGGAGTGGGATGCCGTCGAGTTGCCGTCGCAATTCATGGAAAACTTCTGCTGGGAATGGGATGTGCTCGAGCACATGACCGCCCATGTCGACACCGGTGCACCGCTGCCGCGCACGCTGTTCGACAAGATGATCGCCGCACGCAACTTCCAGAGCGGCCTGATGATGCTGCGCCAGGTGGTGTTCTCTGACTTCGACATGCATCTGCACTATGACTTCGACCCGCGTGGTCCGGAGTCGGTGCTCGACGTTTCGCGTCGTATCAACGACCGCCTGCACGTCACGCCGCAAGCCGAGATTTCACGCTGGCCGAATACGTTCAGCCACATCTTTGCCGGCGGGTATGCCGCAGGCTACTACAGCTACAAGTGGGCGGAAGTGCTCTCGGCGGATGTGTATGCTGCGTTCGAGGAAGCTGCCAAGGTCAGCGGCACGGTGCTCGACACCGCGACGGGGACGCGCTATCGCGACGAGATTCTCGCCGTCGGTGGCAGCCGCGAAGCGATGGAATCGTTCATCGCGTTCCGTGGCCGCGCGCCGCAAGTCGACGCGCTGCTGCGTCACAGCGGTATGTCGGCAAGCTGA
- the hflX gene encoding GTPase HflX — MTNAALVGIDFGKLDFEASLQELDLLTKSAGAKPVVSITGRRHSPDAKLFIGSGKAEELRAAIEEHDVDLVIFNHALTPGQQRNLEHLLQTRVVDRTSLILDIFAQRAKSHEGKLQVELAQLQYLSTRLVRAWTHLERQKGGIGLRGPGETQLETDRRLLGERVKSLGIRLDRLKRQHDTQRRARQRSGTMSISLVGYTNAGKSTLFNAMTKANAYAADQLFATLDTTSRRVYLGEVGNIVLSDTVGFIRELPHQLVAAFRATLEETVHADMLLHVVDASSQVRKEQMAEVNAVLAEIDAANIPQILVWNKIDAVPELAAQGPRIERDESGRITRVFLSARTGQGLDLLREAITEAVVAGTAGLQSQHEAPDVRLIDRWDDVPRAEDR, encoded by the coding sequence ATCACAAACGCCGCCCTCGTCGGCATCGATTTCGGCAAGCTCGATTTCGAAGCCAGTCTCCAGGAACTTGACCTTCTGACGAAATCCGCAGGCGCCAAGCCTGTCGTCAGCATTACCGGTCGTCGCCATAGCCCAGATGCGAAGCTGTTTATCGGTAGCGGTAAAGCCGAAGAACTGCGCGCTGCGATCGAAGAGCACGACGTCGATCTGGTCATTTTCAATCACGCCCTGACACCGGGTCAGCAGCGTAACCTCGAACATCTTCTGCAAACGCGCGTCGTCGACCGCACCAGCCTGATTCTCGATATCTTCGCCCAACGTGCGAAGAGTCACGAAGGCAAGCTGCAGGTCGAGCTCGCGCAGTTGCAGTACCTGTCCACGCGCCTCGTGCGCGCCTGGACTCACCTGGAACGTCAGAAGGGCGGTATCGGCCTGCGCGGCCCTGGCGAAACGCAGCTCGAGACCGACCGCCGTCTGCTCGGCGAGCGCGTGAAGTCGCTGGGTATCCGGCTGGACCGGCTCAAGCGTCAGCACGATACGCAGCGCCGGGCGCGTCAGCGCAGCGGCACGATGTCGATTTCGCTCGTCGGCTATACGAACGCGGGCAAATCGACGCTGTTCAACGCGATGACCAAGGCCAATGCCTACGCGGCTGACCAGCTTTTCGCGACGCTCGACACGACGTCGCGTCGCGTTTATCTGGGAGAAGTCGGGAACATCGTGCTATCGGATACTGTCGGATTCATCCGCGAGTTGCCTCACCAGTTGGTGGCGGCATTCCGGGCGACGCTTGAGGAGACGGTACACGCCGACATGCTGCTGCATGTGGTGGATGCCTCGAGTCAGGTGCGCAAGGAGCAGATGGCCGAGGTCAACGCCGTGCTGGCGGAGATCGATGCAGCGAACATCCCGCAGATTCTCGTCTGGAACAAGATCGACGCGGTGCCGGAACTGGCCGCACAAGGGCCGAGAATCGAACGGGACGAGAGCGGACGCATCACGCGCGTATTTTTGAGCGCGCGTACCGGTCAGGGCCTCGACCTGCTGCGTGAGGCCATTACCGAGGCGGTTGTGGCCGGCACTGCTGGGTTACAATCGCAGCACGAAGCGCCCGATGTCCGGCTCATCGACCGTTGGGACGATGTGCCGCGCGCAGAAGACAGATAA
- the hflC gene encoding protease modulator HflC, with the protein MNRIGTIIVALIVLLIVLASTMFVVDQRRYAVVFSLGEIKDVYGQPGLKFKLPPPLQTVLYLDKRIMTIDNPEPERFITAEKKNLIVDSYVKWRIVDPRKFYVSFKGDNRLAQDRLTQQIRSALQEAFTKRTVTEVVSSQREQVMQWVKQKVGEDAAQVGIEIVDVRMRRVDLAAGISDSVYSRMAAERKRVANELRSTGAAEAEQIRADADRQRDVVVAEAYAKAQQVKGEGDAAAANIYAQAFGRDPQFAQFYQSLEAYKATFRDKKDVIIADPNSDFFRFMRSSGGAGATAGKAGK; encoded by the coding sequence ATGAACCGTATTGGAACCATTATTGTCGCGCTGATCGTCTTGCTGATCGTGCTTGCCTCGACCATGTTCGTGGTGGATCAGCGTCGTTATGCCGTCGTGTTTTCGCTCGGCGAAATCAAGGATGTCTACGGCCAGCCGGGCCTGAAGTTCAAGTTGCCGCCGCCGCTCCAGACTGTGCTGTATCTGGACAAGCGCATCATGACCATCGACAACCCGGAGCCGGAGCGCTTCATCACGGCCGAGAAGAAGAACCTGATCGTCGACTCGTATGTGAAGTGGCGCATCGTCGACCCGCGTAAGTTCTATGTGAGCTTCAAGGGCGACAACCGTCTGGCGCAGGATCGTCTGACGCAGCAAATTCGCTCGGCCTTGCAGGAAGCCTTTACCAAGCGCACGGTGACCGAAGTTGTGTCGTCGCAGCGTGAGCAGGTGATGCAGTGGGTCAAGCAGAAGGTTGGCGAGGATGCCGCGCAAGTGGGTATCGAGATCGTCGACGTGCGGATGCGTCGTGTGGATCTGGCGGCAGGCATCAGCGATTCGGTGTACAGCCGGATGGCTGCCGAGCGCAAGCGCGTGGCGAACGAGTTGCGTTCGACCGGTGCCGCAGAAGCCGAGCAGATTCGTGCCGATGCCGACCGTCAACGTGACGTCGTCGTGGCCGAAGCCTACGCCAAGGCGCAGCAGGTGAAGGGCGAGGGCGATGCTGCCGCCGCCAACATCTATGCGCAAGCGTTTGGCCGTGACCCGCAGTTTGCTCAGTTCTACCAGAGCCTCGAAGCGTACAAGGCGACCTTCCGTGACAAGAAGGACGTGATCATTGCCGATCCGAACAGCGATTTCTTCCGTTTCATGCGGAGTTCGGGCGGTGCTGGCGCGACAGCCGGAAAAGCGGGAAAATAG
- a CDS encoding DUF2065 domain-containing protein: protein MLIVEGLFPFVAPDRWRQSFRKITEMPSGQIRFFGLAAVSLGLILMLLADH, encoded by the coding sequence ATGCTGATTGTCGAGGGTTTGTTTCCGTTCGTCGCCCCGGACCGGTGGCGGCAAAGTTTTCGTAAAATAACGGAAATGCCGTCCGGCCAGATCCGCTTTTTCGGCCTGGCCGCCGTGTCGCTGGGGCTGATTCTGATGCTGCTGGCCGATCACTAA
- a CDS encoding ATP phosphoribosyltransferase regulatory subunit, with protein sequence MPNWLLPENIADVLPSEARKIEDLRRLMLDRFRTYGYELVMPPMLEYVESLLTGTGHDLDLRTFKLVDQLSGRTMGLRADITPQIARIDAHLLNRKGVTRLCYAGSVLFTRPRNLLATREPFQIGAEIFGHGGLEADLEIQELLLFCLRLAGLKQIRIDLCHAGVLEALIDSVPVAEARESELFGALATKDVPQLQALTQDLPAHVRDALLALTTLYGEPAETLARARKALPDLPGVKAALDDLDYLAASQSKDGQAELSIDLADLRGYQYHSGVMFAAYVDGIPNAIARGGRYDKVGQAFGRDRPATGFSLDLRELAAISPVEARSNAILAPADDVPGLRAKIESLRDAGEVVIRMLPGHDQDFEEFTGDRVLVEKDGQWVVTPR encoded by the coding sequence ATGCCGAACTGGCTACTCCCTGAAAATATCGCCGACGTGCTGCCGTCCGAGGCGCGCAAGATCGAAGATCTGCGCCGGCTCATGCTCGATCGTTTCCGCACCTACGGCTATGAACTCGTCATGCCGCCGATGCTCGAGTACGTCGAATCGCTGCTCACCGGCACCGGTCACGACCTCGATCTGCGCACGTTCAAGCTGGTCGACCAGCTCTCTGGCCGCACGATGGGGCTTCGCGCCGACATCACGCCGCAGATTGCCCGTATCGACGCCCACTTGCTCAACCGCAAGGGCGTGACGCGCTTGTGCTATGCCGGCAGCGTGCTGTTCACGCGTCCGCGTAACTTGCTCGCCACGCGTGAGCCGTTCCAGATTGGCGCGGAAATCTTCGGCCATGGCGGGCTGGAAGCGGATCTCGAGATTCAGGAGTTGCTGCTGTTCTGCCTGCGTTTGGCAGGTCTCAAGCAAATCCGTATCGACCTTTGCCACGCGGGCGTGCTTGAGGCGCTGATCGACAGCGTGCCGGTGGCCGAGGCGCGGGAAAGCGAGTTGTTTGGCGCGCTGGCGACGAAGGATGTCCCCCAGCTTCAAGCGCTGACGCAAGATTTGCCGGCCCACGTGCGCGACGCGCTGTTGGCGCTCACCACGCTGTACGGCGAGCCCGCTGAGACGCTGGCGCGTGCCCGTAAGGCGTTGCCCGACCTGCCGGGCGTGAAGGCCGCCTTGGACGATCTGGACTATCTGGCGGCGTCGCAGAGCAAAGACGGTCAGGCCGAGCTGTCGATCGATCTGGCTGATTTGCGCGGCTACCAGTACCACAGCGGCGTGATGTTCGCGGCGTACGTCGATGGCATCCCGAACGCGATCGCGCGCGGCGGCCGTTACGACAAGGTCGGTCAGGCGTTCGGGCGCGACCGTCCGGCAACCGGTTTTTCGCTGGATTTGCGTGAGTTGGCGGCAATTTCGCCGGTAGAAGCACGTAGTAACGCGATTTTGGCGCCTGCGGACGACGTGCCGGGGCTGCGTGCCAAGATCGAAAGCCTGCGCGACGCCGGTGAGGTGGTCATCCGCATGCTGCCGGGCCACGATCAAGACTTCGAGGAGTTCACGGGAGACCGCGTTCTCGTTGAGAAAGATGGCCAGTGGGTTGTGACACCCCGGTGA
- the hfq gene encoding RNA chaperone Hfq — protein sequence MSNKGQLLQDPFLNALRKEHVPVSIYLVNGIKLQGNIESFDQYVVLLRNTVTQMVYKHAISTVVPARPVNFHPEAEQS from the coding sequence ATGAGCAACAAAGGGCAACTTCTACAAGACCCGTTTCTGAACGCCTTGCGTAAGGAGCATGTTCCCGTCTCGATCTATCTGGTCAACGGTATCAAGCTGCAGGGAAACATCGAGTCGTTTGACCAGTATGTCGTCCTGCTGCGTAACACGGTCACCCAAATGGTTTATAAGCACGCCATTTCGACGGTCGTGCCTGCGCGTCCGGTGAATTTCCATCCGGAAGCCGAGCAGTCCTGA